The Triticum aestivum cultivar Chinese Spring chromosome 5A, IWGSC CS RefSeq v2.1, whole genome shotgun sequence genomic sequence NNNNNNNNNNNNNNNNNNNNNNNNNNNNNNNNNNNNNNNNNNNNNNNNNNNNNNNNNNNNNNNNNNNNNNNNNNNNNNNNNNNNNNNNNNNNNNNNNNNNNNNNNNNNNNNNNNNNNNNNNNNNNNNNNNNNNNNNNNNNNNNNNNNNNNNNNNNNNNNNNNNNNNNNNNNNNNNNNNNNNNNNNNNNNNNNNNNNNNNNNNNNNNNNNNNNNNNNNNNNNNNNNNNNNNNNNNNNNNNNNNNNNNNNNNNNNNNNNNNNNNNNNNNNNNNNNNNNNNNNNNNNNNNNNNNNNTCCTCCATCTCCAacctccccccacccctcccctccccaaatTTGGATCAAACGAACTCGCTAAACTTAATCTCATCCTTAAACGCGCGGCGAACGGAATCGGATTTGGGAGGGACGAGGCGTTTGGATCCCATTTTGGGGGGCTAATCGCGGTGGGCAGTGGGTGTTAGGGTTTCGGATCTGGTCGGTTTTTGGTTTGCTTTGGTCCTAATCCGGCGATGAACGGCGAGATGATGATGCGGCCTCCCGTGCCGGCGCCGTACCAGGtgtgggcggcggcgctggcgcagcagcagcagctcccgcCGGTGGCGGAGGCGCCGCCGGCGGGGTTCAAGCCGGCGAGGCCCGCGTGGAAGCGGGCGGCGCGGCAGCAGCCCGGGTGGAAGCAGCGCAAGGCCGCGGCCCAGGCGCAGGGGAGGTGGGGCGGGTCGGCGGCGCCGCGCAACACGACGTCGTACCTGATCCGGGCCAAGCGGGCGGGTGGCGTGGCGTCGCTGGTGTCGCCGTGCCCCGTGACGCCCGCCGTGCTGCCGACGCCGCGGCTGTCGCCGGCGCGGGAGGTGCTGGTGGAGATGGCCAAGGAGGCGTGGGGCGTCGACGGGTACGGCTCCATGAAGGGCCTCATCCGCCTCCGCCCCCAGGCCGCCGGCCCCGacaccggcgacggcgacggcgccgaCTCGGGCTCCGGCGAGAGCGACGTGGAGGAGCACGTGGAGGTGGAGCGCCGCCTCGACCACGACCTCAGCCGCTTCGAGATGGTGCAGCTCCCCGCCGGGCCCGCCGGCGAGGACGACGAGGACGATGACGCCCGCGCGGCCCGGCTGGAGGAGGAGAACCTGACCCTCCGCGCGCGGCTCTTCCTGGTGGAGCGCGACATGGCcgacct encodes the following:
- the LOC123104754 gene encoding uncharacterized protein, whose translation is MNGEMMMRPPVPAPYQVWAAALAQQQQLPPVAEAPPAGFKPARPAWKRAARQQPGWKQRKAAAQAQGRWGGSAAPRNTTSYLIRAKRAGGVASLVSPCPVTPAVLPTPRLSPAREVLVEMAKEAWGVDGYGSMKGLIRLRPQAAGPDTGDGDGADSGSGESDVEEHVEVERRLDHDLSRFEMVQLPAGPAGEDDEDDDARAARLEEENLTLRARLFLVERDMADLRRRLVAVESLCRDRHRDGCVVDAALPSPAETDEAATEDAMVL